Below is a window of Ovis aries strain OAR_USU_Benz2616 breed Rambouillet chromosome 20, ARS-UI_Ramb_v3.0, whole genome shotgun sequence DNA.
actatctcctggagcttgctcaaattcgtgcccattgagtcggtgatgccagcctaCTTAGCCTTTGTTTATCTCTCTGGCCTCACCCCCTAAGACTCCCAAGCCACACAAATGTCCCTACTCGGTCCTGAAACAAACCAGGAATGCTCCCACCTTAGGACCTTTGCACCTGCTCTTCTGCTCCTTGGAACACTTCCCCCTTAGATATCCCTAGAATTATTTCCCTCGGCTTTTTCAGATCTTTTCtcaattatttccttttcaaagtTCTTCTCTGGCcaccctgcaaaaaaaaaagtgtcactctgtcccccttctctgcctttccttcctAGCACTACCAAACAGACCATGTATATGACTTACCCTGCATATTTTCCAACCCCCTCAAGCTGCATGAGGgcaaggattttcatttgttctgtTCTTTGCCGTGCCCAAGTAACTGAATCAGCCCTTGGCAtttaatagatgctcaataaatacttattaaaaaaaaataaaggaccaAATGagagggaacacacacacacagcaggtgaATGTTTGGCCTCAGGAACAAAAAGTCCTCACTTTAATCCTGGCCCTGCCGCTTTGGGGCTGATGACCCCAAACAGGGGCCTTAACATTTctgtgtaaaatggggataatccaCATGCCCTCCCAGGATGGTTGAGAGCATTAAGTCCGATTTCACACAGAAAACACTGAAGTCACTGCCTGGCCTATTTCCAAAACTCTAAGCTTAGTCAATGGCAATATAGTTACTTCTGGAGGCTGCCAGTGGATGTGGTGTTGCGCTAGGCATCATTATAGGCAAATCAGCGTGCACTCCCTTTGAGTAACAGCTCACAGTGTCTTCCCCATCGGCAGTACTTATCCCCCTCACCCCATCTCAGGACCCTCCTTCCCTGAACCCAAGTCCCCCCAGTCAGGCTGGCCTGGGTCCCTTTCAACACAATCCTTGTCCCACTTAAACCTCTGAGAGAACTCCCCTCCAAAAACTCACCCACCCTAGGTCCCTTCCGCAATCTCCCCAGGCGAGCTGGGtgggggagaaaaaataaaaacagggaggaagagaaagagaatgtgAAGACCTGTGTTACCcggtgcagggggcaggggtgcaGGCCAAGCCATCCCCACCTGCCAGCTTCCTGTCTCTGCTTCTGATAAATAGGGGACACCGATGGCCAGATTTTCCATTCCCCCCATCCCCGCACCCGCCGtcactcaattaaaaaaagatagagagaagctgggggaggggcctCTGGCTATAAAGTCTGCGGGGCCAGGGGCTGAGTGCACTCGCCTGGCCTGCCCCATCCTTTCCCCGTCACCCCAGGCAGATTTAGCTGCTGACAGCTGCTTGGGACTCTGCCGCCAGGCCTTGGCCCAGACCCGCCGCCTCTCCCCTTTTTCTCATTGACTCCAGAGCCTCAGCCCCTCCATGGCTCAGAAAGAAGAGGCCGCGGCGGCCGCGGAGCCTGCCTCCCAGAATGGCGAGGACGCGGAGAACCTAGAGGACCCCGAGAAGCTGAAGGAGCTGATTGAGCTGCCGCCCTTCGAGATCGTCACCGGGTGAGAGCTGGGCGTGGGCTGGGTTCCTCCTCCCTGGCACGAAGCAGGCGGGACAGGCTGGTGGGCTTAGGATGGTAATCGTAGGGGTCAGGGTCACCGCGCCGCAGGCGGGAGAGCACCCGGGTGTGCAGCGCGTGGGAAGCAGCAGCAACTCCCTCTGGGCCTCTCAGAGTGACACCTCCGATCAGCGGAGGTAGGGGCAACTCTGGGGAATCGAGGACCCTGAGAAGGAAACCAGCCCTGGGGCTTCCTGGTGTTGGGGTGTCACCTGCCTCTCTGGGTAAAAGCAGTTTAGTCCCGGGCAATTGGGTGAGATCATGGGATACCGCCAGCACGTTTCAGAACGGTCCCAGAGAACCTCCTCCTTCAACTTCTGTCCCTGCTTCTGAGTGGGCCTCTCCTCTACCCATatgtcttcctctctttctttagaGCTTCTCCCTGAAGCAGAAGAGCCTAAGCTAGGAAAGACAGATCCATCCTTTCCCAAGCTAGAGTGAGACGCAGTCCGTTTTTCTTGCTGCTTCATCTCGGAATCTCCCCAGGGGCAGAGATTCGCATCCGCCCCCAGGGAAAAAGAGAGGGTACAGGCCAGGGCTGGAGCTTCTGGGCGGAGGAGGTGTTCCTTCGCCCTCCACCGCAGCCTGGAGGGAGCAGGACCTACAGCAGAGAATGCTGAGGCTCCAAAGAGGGTCCCCCTGCCTTGTCTAGATGATGGCACCTCCAGGAATAAAGCAAGGCAGTCgtcctcctcttctctccatgTCCTTCTGGCAGAAGATTCTGCTAAATTCCTAAACAAAGAATAAGAAGGGAATTtgtggttattgttgttgtttagtcattaagtcatgtccaagtctttgtgaccccatggactgtagcccaccaggctcctctgttcatgggattttcccagcaagaatactggagtgggttgccatttcctcccccaggggatcttcctgatccagggactgagtATGTGGGGGCATAAGGATTCCTTCTTGGGAGTCTCCAGCAAtgcccacaggcagaggaggggcCGCAGGAAGAGAAATTGCAGGGAAAATGGAGGCATGATGCCTTCAAGGGCAGAAGGAACCCTGGGAGGTGATTGGGACTTGCTGGCTGAAGCTGGGCAAGTGTTTTTCCAGTCCTGGCCTGGCTGCAATTTTTTCATTTGCAACCTTAGGAAGTAGTGCTGCTTGATTCCCAAGTTCCCTTCCGGCTGAGACATTTTCCGGTTTCTAAGAGAACCTGAGGGAAATGTATCCTAGTTCCTGAGGCAAGGCTtcagggaagagcccctgaactTGCACTTGTCCGTGGCCAACCGAGTAATGTCACCCCCATCCCAGGATTAAAGGAGCCACAGGGCACAGATTAATATAGACACAGGGAGGGCCTAGGGCCGCCAGGCCGGGAGTGTCCTCCATTCCAGTGGCTTTTTATGGAAAGAGATCCTTTTTCTAACAGCTAAGTGTGCTGGCCCATGCTGGCCTTGgtctctcacacacacgcacacacggagACACACCCACTCTGTGCTGTGTTGTAATCTCCCCAGCACACGGGCAGGGTCAGTTTGGAAGAGAGTTAAAGTATGTTTGCTGAGTTGAACATGCTTTGGGGGCTCAGGGTGGTGGATTTTGAAAGATTAAATCCTCTGATATTACAGACACGTGTCCGGGGGTTTATGATGCCGGCACACTTACACACACCTGAGTTCATTCCAGCCTCACCGTGAGGCTGAGAGAGGAGCTGTACCACCACACTACAGCTGGAGAAACAGGGAGGTCCAGCCATGCTCCTGGACCACAGAACCAGTAAGAGGCATGCTTTCTGACTCCAGCCTAGCGTCCTTTTCACTGGTCTCCCAAACAGAGCTCCCACCTGTCTCCATCCTCCAGGTGGTGAGGTGCAAAGTCTTCCCTAAGCCAAGGCTCCCCAGTGAGGCACAGGAGGGCCACTTTCACGACGCTCTGAGAGCAGTTCAGGAGGGAGGTGGAGCCCTTCATATTTCCCGGCCTCAAGGAACAGCTGTGGAGATCTGTCTCCTGGGCCCCTGCGGGTAAACAGACAACTTAAAATAGCCCCAAGGTGCGGCTGTCTGTGAGGGGACAGGCGGAGGGAAAGCTCTCCTCTGCTCGGCTCTCCAGGTGTCCTGGCATCAAAGGGCCAGCAGAGCCTGGCCTTCCCGGGGGAGGGTCTCATCACACTACTCCTCCGAACAGGGCCCCAGACTAGAACAGCAGATGGCTTTTGAGCAAACAGTCTGAGGGCAGGGGCACTACCAGGTATGAATAAGGAGAAACGTGCCCACTTGTGATTCTGGTGTGAATAGGGCACTCGGGATAGAAACCATGGGATTCCCGGGTGGTCCAGGAGTTAGGGCTGGGCACTTTCCCTCTcgagggcctgggtttaatccatggtcagggaactaagatcctataggCTGCATGACtcggtcagaaaaaaaaaagcagactttAGAACATTAAAAATGACGTGATAGAAAATGCTAGCAAAAGGTCTATAGCAGCAGTGGTGTGCCCAGGCCTGTTCCTGCCTCAGCTGAGGGCCCATCGGGTGCACCTCTTACCACATCTGTGTTCACTGACTTCCTGTTCGTTTCTTGAAATCTCCACAGCAGGTGTGTGTACAGGAAAGCAGCAAATGTTAGAAATCAaggctttacaaaaaaaaaaaaaaagcactgagaGAGAGAACCCTCTGAATAGGAATGGAAGGGCAGAGGAGGGATGTGCTTAAAAGGGGAAGACTTGAGGCCCAAAGAAGGCACCATCCTTCAGTACCAGATTTAAGTTTTCAAAAGTCGGCTGTTGTCCAAAGAGAGGTGAGATTACTCAGTCTGTCTTCTGGATGAGGAAACCAagtctcagagggagagagaattagCCCAAAGCTAGTGGGTGACgtcaggtttcccaggtggcactaatggtaaagaacctgccttcccatgcaggagattcgagagacttgggttcgatccctgggttgggaagatcccctggaggagggcatgtcaacccacgccagtgttcttgcctggagaatccccatggactgaggagcctggagggctacggtttatagggtcgcaaagagtcggacagacagTGACTAAGAACGCGTGCGTGAAGTGGATGGAGTAGGATGTGAATCCCAAGACTGGCTGACTCCAAATCACCACACCACCTCCAGAAAAAGCCATAAAGAGACATCTTTTATGCAAATTCAACAAAAAATTTCTGAAAAGCAGTCATTTATTCACTGCCCGTTTTCCCCAGAAGTATTTTATCTCCATGAGGACAAGGACTCTGCCTTTTAGGTGTTTTGTCCCCAGTACCAAGAGTGGCATCCAGCTCCTGACTGGtgctcaataattatttgttgaataaatgagtgaactcATGATTGAGTGCCTATTGTGTGGAAGGCTCTCTGTCAGACATTCGGGTAGGGAATTAATGAGGCGAGGGCTactttttgtaactttttattttatattggagggcttcccctgtggctcagatgataaagaatctgccttcaatgcaggagacgcaggttcaacccctgagtcaggaagatccccctggagaagggaatggcaacccactctagtattcttgcctggagaattccatggacagaggagcctggtgggctacagtccatgggattgtaaagagtcggacacgactgaatgactgtcACCTCAcagctgattagcaatgttgtgatagtttcaggtggacagcaaagggactcagccacacatacacaggTATCCATGGTCCCTcaaccccctcccatccaggctgccccgtaacactgagcagagttccctgcgctatactgtaggtccttgttgattacccattttaaatatagcagtgtgtacacatcgaccccaaactccctaaccatcAGGGGGAGCTTCTTGAGGGGAGAAGTTCCggatatattattaatatatatacaaagatCCAACAGCACTAGGCTCACAAAAGAATTCCTCTGGTTCTCTTTTGCTTCTGAACTCAGCTTGCTTGAGGGAAGCTCTGGGGCACCTGAATGGGTAGGTTCCCCATCCCTCCATCCCAGCTGCAGCTCTGCCTGGCAGCAGCGCttgctgtgtgtttgtctttATCTCTAGTTATGTTGTGTATGATTTTACATGAAGCTGAACCTGCTATCAAAGGGGTTATTCTGGAACAGAGATAAATGGCACAGGCAGTGAGTCTCCTTTCAACCACTTCTTTAGCCACCCGTAGCTTACTCCACCCAcgtgaggagagagaggagaagcagGGTTCAGAGAGGCTGGGCCAGGAGTTCAATGCCACTATTAATGCTCGCCCCTCACCTGGACTCCTGAGCAGACTGTGAAGAGCTTGTTTCATAAAGGATAGAAGACGGTCACGGACTCTGGTCTCCTCTGAGGGTCAGGGGAAGGTTGAAGCATATGTGCAGGATGGCATTCCTCGGAGAAACGGTGGGCCCAAGAAAAAGGGCGGGCCCAGGGCTTGCAGAATCCCATCCAGAACTGCCAGTCAGGAGCCAGCAGCCCATCAAACACCTTCGTagctccaggaagtctggctgtTAGAactctgtttcctccttctgaCAATGCCCACTCTGTAGCATCCACTTCGAAAAGTGGTCtgagaaaggggaaaggaaactCAGATTGGCAATTCTGCCTCTTTCAAGTAGGTCATGAAAAGGTCTAGTGAGCAAAGTGGAAATGAGTCATCACTCAGTTACCTGTCAGTAGGTTTTCTGCTCCATGGATTATTTGGGGGGGGCGAATGTCTAATCTCAGACGAGCTTCCACTGCCCTCCAAGTTGCTTGCCTTCACTGTCTAGATTTATGCTTAGGAAATGcaaatgttttttaatgtaaaagtgagggggaaaataaataaataaataaataaataaataaataaatatatatatacatataaaacactgAGTCACATCTCTTCTCCCTCCATCAAGCAGACAGTTGTCCCTCTTTTTTCTAGATATAAGGATTCTTGGTTTCCAGCCTAGAGAACTGCAATGTCCAGAAACCCAGGTCTAAGGAGATGAAGTGTGAATGGCCTTGTTTGCAGAAAGTATGAGGAAATGGTTCCTAAGGAGGTGCTGAAGTTGGCAGGAGGGAGTAGGAGTTATGCTGTTAGTTTCTGTGCTTGAAGAAGGGACTAGGTCCAGGTGAAGAAATCTATCATCAGCATCTGTCTCCTGGCCACCACTCcaacatacactcacacacacacacacacacacacactcacacttcaGCAGGAAAATATCTGCTGGGGTTGAGAGCAAAGAGCATATGTAAATATGGTACTGGAGCATGTCATGCTACTAGAAAATGAAAGATGTGTGTGATCATCTACAAAGTCACCGTCACTATTTCTGTCTTTCCACTAGTGGGCATAATGTTAtttagtcgctctgtcatgtccaactcttttgcgacctcatggactgtagcctgccaagctcctctgtccattgggtttcccaagcaagaatactggagtgggttgccatttccttctccaggggatcttcccgacccagggatcgaacccatgtctccttcattggcaggtggattctttactactgagccaccagggaagccgagtgGGCATAATAGTGTTGACTTACTTTGTGATTCTAGAACATAACCCAAGACGACCACATGGGCTAGCTCTCTGGAGAAATTTCAGACCAACTCTGTTCTCCTGGTGGCCCTCCAGGACCTGGCTGTTTCAGTCTGAAAAGCCCAAAGAACCTCATTCAACCTGTATGCTCCTTCTAGAAAAACCAGGAATTTCACTGAGAAGCCAAGCAGGCTGTCTCTGAGCCAACCCCAAGAAAGACTGGGAGCCGAGACCTTCCCTGACTTTCCTTTGCCCCTTGAATGCACTTCCCTTTCTGAGGTAACGGGTCCAGAAAGCCCTGCTGAGGGACAGGGCAGACCATGAGGCTGCTGGCCCCAGGGGTCAGAAACCAATATTTACGGAGAGGTGAACCTTCTTCCTCTCCACTGGCCTTCCCATTTCTCAGGGTCCTTTCCTCTTGCCTAAAGAAGAGGACAGACTGAGAGAAGCATCAGTTGTAGACCAGCCAGCCAGCATGCAACCTCACACTGGGCCACACGTCTTCTTGGTTGGGCTGTACTTGGCAAAGTTGGAGCAATACTTTTCAGTTTCTGAAAGGAAACCTGAGGGACCACATAGGAAGCTACTGTTGAAGCCCCCAAGCCAACCAAGTAGCTATGAATCCTTCCAGAACCTTTACCTGCAAATCCATCCTACAGGTGGCTCTGGATTGGACCTGGGGATGGTTGGGAGGgtaggggtgggattgggggtgGTCTGGCACTGAttagagagggggaaaaaaaaggtttcaGCAAGAAGTGTAGGCTCCGTGCttctcaggaggaaaaaaagccaCTCTAGGAAGTGAAAGGATCATTTAACAACTGGCTGAGTTGAGGAGTGGTCTTCTGGGGTGAGTTTAACGGGGGAGAGACTAGTGTAAGTGACTTCCCAGCAGggactgaaagaggagaggggaatcATCAGGCCATCCTTTCTCCCCAAATGTTAAGTAAATAATAAACACATTCAACCAGGGACAGAGGGACTTAAGAGAGCTAAAGATAGTACCcgaaggaatcccagggctggggcccCAAACACATCCATCTCCACAGTGGAAACCTAACCTGACAGCAAGGGACATGGAAACCTGGGTGGGGAAttggtgatgggggtggggacaaCTGCAGGGAAACAGCTCACATCTACTCAGCTCTTTGGCACCTGCTACTTATCACTAAGAAGCCAAGGCCCTGGGATACCAGGGATCCCCCTAAAGCCCAGGGAGTTGGGTGACCTCtctggggggagggaaggggtgtAGGGAAGAAAGAGCAGAGCTACTAGTTGGGGATCCTCTGGGGGCAACCACAGAGATCACATTGTTTaaagcttttttgttttatttttgtctgcactgggtcttcatcgatgcatgtgggctttctctagttgcagcaagcgggggcttcTCCTTtcggaggcttctcttgttgtggagcacaggctctagggagcaGGGCACAGTAGTCGCATtatgagggcttagttgctcctcagcatgtggaatcttcccggagcagggattgaacccatgtcctctgcattggcaggctgattcttaactggtagacccccagggaaatccaagattacatttttaaaaagaaaacattcagcCTCTCCAGCTGGTACTcatcccctcctctccttctgacCTTTTCAGTCTCTCTTCTTACAGGCTCTTCATTCTCCTTggccttcagctcagttcagttcagtcgctcagtcatgtccaactctttgtgaccccatgaatcacagcacgccgggcctccatgtccattaccaactcccagagttcacccaaactcatatccatcacggagaaggcaatggcaacccacttcagtactcttgcctggaaaaccccatggacggaggagcctggtaggctgcagtccatggggtcactaggtcggacacgactgagcaacttcactttcacttttcactttcatgcattggagaaggaaatggcaactcactccagtgttcttgcctggagaatcccagggacgggggagcctggtgggctgccatctatgggtcacacagagtcggacacgattgaagcgacttagcagcagcagcagtagcagcatgtccatcaagttggtgatgccatccagccatctcatcctctgtcgtccccttctcctcctgctcccaatccctcccagcatcagggtcttttccaatgagtcaacttttcgcatgaggtggacaaagtattggaggagtttcagcttcagcatcagtccttccaatgaacacccaggactgatctcctttaggatggactggttggatctccttgcagtccaagggactctcaagagtcttatccaacaccacagttcaaaagcatcaatcctttggccctcagctttctttatggtccaactctcacatccatacatgaccactggaaaaaccatagccttgactagacagacctttgttggcaaagtaacatctctgcttttgaatatgctgtctaggttggtcataactttccttccaaggagtaagcgtcttttaatttcatggctgcagtcacatctggcCTTCAAACCCGCACAAATCTTCCCTATTTTAGAAAAACATGCACATACAAACAAGACGATCTTCAGCTCTGATGCTGCTTCTttagcttctctcctttttttattACCAAACTTTTTGAAACACCCGGCCTTTTTCTGCTGCTTTCATCTGCTAATCATCCACTTCCCCTGGAAGCCACTGGACATATTCCTCACCAAGTCTGGTGCCCTAAGACACCAAGTGGGCTTCCCAAATTTCAGACTTTTCCCCAGCTTCACTGTCTCTGCCTAAAGTCACCCCCCGTAACTCTTCCATGTACCTCAGTTTCATTatacttttctttccttggaaACCTGTAACAATTCTCTATTGACTCCTGAATCAAGGCTAAACTTTAAGAAACTTCATCATGGGTCCTTACTCCACCTTGTCACTGTCAGCAGGCTTCTACTGTTCTCAGCTGTCTTACTCACATCTTTGCTTTCCAGCTAGAATCTCGCTGGTAAGACTATAAGCATCTAAAGGACAGAGGCTATCTTTTATGGTTTTGAAATGTGTCAATACTACACAAGTTAATTCATATCAAAGTACCCTGAGGTAGCCTAGCCTCAAAAATAAACCTTCTTGGACACTTACATGACAACCATTCTTTCGCCTGAGGGAAAAGATGACATGAGAAAGTCCTTGGGAGAGCCTGGACTGCACGTTTTAGGCCACATCTTACCTAAGCTGCAATATCTGTGAGTGACAAGGAGAGATTATGCAAGTGTGAAATATTCTGCACAATCATTGCCTTGCTCTGTCATGAGAATTTTTACATGCTTGCTACTTTGTAATACTATTTGGACCCTGCTTTTCAAACCTGGCTACTTATTTGAATCAcctggagcatttttttttttttaacactgatgCCCAGGCCTCCTCCAAATGTTCTGATTTATTGGTGTGGGGCACCAGCACAGACATCTGTAGCTCCTCCAGCAGATTCTAGTGCACAGTCAGGTTAAAGAGTCACTGATCTAGAAATCTGAGCATGTGCTGTGTGTTGGGAGTGAAGGAGTGTTTGGAGATCTGCGCTAACGTGGCGTCCAGGATATACACCTCACTCcacactctcttctccttcagaTACACCATTTGAATTCCCTCGTCCCTTTGTCACCACCGTTAGCATATAGGCAAGGCCTGTTTCAGTAGAATGAATCTGTCCCCGGGGGAGTTGATCTTGGAAAGCCACCTACTCCAGGCAAGTCCTAGCACAAGAACTCATCACCCACTCTCCTTCCCTGTGCGTTTGTCTCCTTGACCCATAGGGAGCGACTGCCTGCCCACTACTTTAAGTTTCAGTTCCGGAACGTGGAGTACAGCTCCGGCAGGAACAAGACCTTCCTCTGCTATGTGGTGGAAGCACAGAGCAAGGGAGGCCAAGTGCAGGCCTCTCGAGGGTATCTGGAGGACGAGCATGCCGCTGCCCACGCCGAGGAAGCCTTCTTCAACAGCATCATGCCGACCTTCGACCCCGCCCTGCGCTACCTGGTCACCTGGTACGTGTCCTCCAGCCCCTGCGCGGCCTGCGCGGACCGCATCGTCAAGACCCTCAACAAGACCAAGAACCTGCGCCTGCTCATCCTGGTGGGGCGGCTGTTCATGTGGGAGGAGCCCGAGGTCCAGGCAGCTCTCAGGAAGCTGAAGGAGGCCGGCTGCAGACTTCGCATCATGAAGCCCCAGGACTTCGAGTACATCTGGCAGAATTTCGTGGAGCAAGAAGAGGGTGAATCCAAGGCCTTTGAGCCCTGGGAGGACATTCAGGAGAACTTCCTGTACTATGAGGAGAAGTTGGCGGACATCCTGAAGTAGGCAGCTAGGTTCAGCCTCACGTGAGTCTGTTCACTGTCAACTTGGGTAGGTCAGGTGGAATGAGTGGTCTCTTTGATTTTCCTTCAAAaggatttcatcttttttttttttttttttttcctggttggtGGTAATAACATTCTTAGAtcctgccttttctctttcctctaaaTTCCTCTCCCTAAATCCTTTCTCTCCTACCCTTTTATATCAAACTGACTTTCTCCATAACTTAGAGTGCTAAAGGGTGATAGAAATCCAAAAGCTTTGATGAGACTGAATAACTAAGATGAGGATGGTACAAGGGCCTGTTGCGCacgtgtggggggtgtgtgtgtatacacacgcacacatgctcaattgcttggtcatgtccaaatctttgcggccccatggactgtagcctgtcaggctcctctgtgcatgaaattTTCAGCTAAGAATACTGGGGCCGATTGCCATtgcctattccaggggatctttccaacacagggctCGAGCCCTCGAcgactcttgcatctcctgcattcggcaggtggattctttacaccaGCTGGGACGCCCGCAAGGACCTGTTACTGAACAGCAAAGATATTTCAGTCCTCTACCAAGTCCCCATGTCCACCTGTCCAAACTTATAAACTCTAGGCACCTTCTAGacactctgcccccaccccatttGCAATCTTAccattctatttttcctttaatgcTGGTTTTTCATTCCTACAGGggcattttttccccccatttttggTACTTTTGAATGTCCTTGAATGAATTTGTACTCAACTCTTTGTGAAGAGAAAGGAGGCAGAGAAACTCATGTTTTCAAACAAATGGTTCTGCTTTGAGGGAGACCAGGAATTGCTGTGTGAACATACAATGCAAGAACACTTCTCTTACGTTGAGAAGACCTCAGCAGGACTTGCAGAAAAACGATGAATTCAGGAACGGAGATAATAAAGCAGCAAGTTCTGCTATAAAGGAACGTTTAAAGGGTTAAAAAGATGTGTGCAAATTAGGCAACAGCTGAGAAGTGGCCTCCTAACAGGTATCAAGATGGGATAGGAGAACTGGAAGTAAAGATTAGCTACTTAAGCAAATAATTAGGACACAATTAAGGCCAATTCGACCTCTTGCTGAGGGTAAATTAGACTGTTTCAGAGAAACAGGCCAATTGCCCTCAGGAAAAGAGGGTACAGGATCTCCTACTGTCTCCTTTTGAATTTGGTCTGATCTAGTTTGCTCCCACAGAAGTGGTATGTATGACTAAGTCCCTTTACAAGACCTGAGTTACTGATCAAAAATTTCCCTTATCAGAAAAAGGGTCTTCACACCCTCATCCAGCTTTAATTCTGGACACCTCACAGAttaatacccactccagtgttcttgcctggagaatcccagagacggcggagcctggtgggctgccgtctatggggtcacacagagtcggacacgactgaagtgacttagcagcagcagcacagattaATAAAACATGAAAGCAGCTTGCTTCCATGGAGATAGTGCCTCTCAGTCTTAATAAAGAGATGTTGCTTCATGGACGTGTTCTGGAAACATCAATGTTCCAGAGCCTGATGTTGGCAGGTCTATGCACACAGGGTGTTGGATCATTCTCTAGCTGAGCATTCACCAATCCATGAAGTCACAGTTCTCAGCCATTTCTTACAAAAAAGCAGGACTCATTCACTGAGTTCAGTGAGACCAGGGTCAGATAGTACCATGTGATACCTTGCTCACCTAAAATAAAACACCACTCAAGAGTGGTGGTAATAATACAAAGATTTCTAAAGGTGACCTCTGAAAATACAAAAATTCCTTGAGGATTTTATTAGTGTAGGGACTAGCAATCATAATTATAAACCCTACATAAATTCTGTAGAATGATGACAGGCAGCCTAATTTTAACTCTAGTATACTTTCTTCTTAAACATCTTGTAGTCACAGGCCACTTCTTTCAGCTGCCAAACTAGCAAGACCTCAGAGATGAGTGTGTCTTACCTATTCAGTCAAATAATTAAATAGCTAAATCTGC
It encodes the following:
- the APOBEC2 gene encoding C->U-editing enzyme APOBEC-2, producing MAQKEEAAAAAEPASQNGEDAENLEDPEKLKELIELPPFEIVTGERLPAHYFKFQFRNVEYSSGRNKTFLCYVVEAQSKGGQVQASRGYLEDEHAAAHAEEAFFNSIMPTFDPALRYLVTWYVSSSPCAACADRIVKTLNKTKNLRLLILVGRLFMWEEPEVQAALRKLKEAGCRLRIMKPQDFEYIWQNFVEQEEGESKAFEPWEDIQENFLYYEEKLADILK